A single Lysinibacter sp. HNR DNA region contains:
- a CDS encoding FCD domain-containing protein, giving the protein MVSAPFASLHEQVIERLGSRIVSGEIPEGTVLIAEELGLSRSALRECVRVLETLGLVHARRKRGTVVQPEAVWDVLNPKIIAWRLAGPDRLRQLRSLSELRLGIEPVAARLASERATPEQCGALTAAIVGMAATQRSADHEEYLTHDKDFHRILLEASGNPAFAALSDAVAEALAGRTVNALMPGTANPEAIRLHEEVAVSVRSGEGQRAEAAMRAIVEEADGAMQALTRSGS; this is encoded by the coding sequence ATGGTCTCGGCTCCTTTTGCTTCCCTCCACGAACAGGTGATTGAGAGGCTCGGTAGTCGTATTGTTTCGGGAGAGATACCCGAGGGAACGGTTCTTATCGCCGAAGAACTTGGCCTATCCCGCTCCGCGCTTCGGGAGTGTGTGCGAGTCCTCGAAACTTTGGGGCTGGTTCATGCCCGCCGCAAGCGCGGAACCGTTGTGCAACCGGAAGCTGTGTGGGACGTTCTTAATCCCAAGATCATTGCTTGGCGCTTAGCCGGCCCCGACCGGCTGAGGCAACTGCGCTCGCTCAGCGAATTGCGCTTAGGTATTGAGCCCGTTGCGGCCAGGCTAGCCAGTGAGCGTGCCACTCCGGAACAGTGCGGGGCCCTCACGGCTGCAATCGTCGGCATGGCCGCTACTCAGCGCTCCGCCGATCACGAAGAATACCTTACTCACGACAAAGATTTTCATCGTATCCTACTCGAGGCGTCCGGCAATCCGGCCTTTGCCGCCCTGAGTGATGCGGTTGCGGAGGCCCTAGCCGGACGAACCGTGAACGCTTTAATGCCCGGAACGGCTAATCCTGAGGCTATCCGTCTGCACGAAGAGGTGGCCGTCTCCGTGCGCTCCGGGGAGGGGCAGCGCGCCGAGGCAGCGATGCGAGCCATCGTCGAAGAAGCAGACGGTGCAATGCAGGCCCTCACCCGTTCCGGGTCTTGA